The Bacillota bacterium LX-D genome has a window encoding:
- the ubiB gene encoding 2-polyprenylphenol 6-hydroxylase, with protein MVINRYEHLKRYQEIIVVFARHGFGVFIDQLGLFRYLNIKKRIIKIEAENEYAKLSIGERLRVALEELGPTFIKLGQVISTRPDLFSKEIINELEKLQDAVQLLPFSDIRSVIENEFDEKLENIYTEFTEKPLAAASIAQVHLARLRSGKQVVVKVQRPGIERNIDLDLKILKDLAYFIDNHTQYGKLYNFSKMVKEFENTLKNELDFRVEGENAETFKRNFSKDKGILVPSISWIHTTRRVLTMEYIDGIRLSDFDALEKAGIDRKLIAKKLATSIFNQVLRDGFFHGDPHPGNIMVLPDNTIAFLDLGMVGKLSEERKIQFLKILIGVTSKNSKLIVEALMELNAITARVNTNKLEKEFDAIRNNYLSHELNKLKIGELLNEVFKIAFSYKIMLPPEFTMLAKSLITMEGLVEKLDPQLSVLEIAEPIAKKLAFATLSPEYFAKIFFRGITNYSSLIKELPIFILSFIKRIEEEDFTFYFKIQDIEKIIRRIDRISNRISFSIVLLAVSIIIAGIIIGSGMSAHTGVEVYQLNIVLLKIGLAVAGIITIGLVLSVFRSGLF; from the coding sequence TTGGTAATTAATCGATATGAACATCTTAAAAGGTATCAAGAGATAATTGTGGTCTTTGCCAGGCATGGTTTTGGTGTCTTTATTGACCAACTAGGCCTTTTTAGGTATCTGAATATCAAAAAAAGAATAATAAAAATCGAAGCGGAAAATGAGTATGCAAAACTTTCTATAGGTGAGAGATTAAGAGTGGCATTAGAGGAATTAGGGCCAACTTTTATCAAACTCGGACAAGTAATCAGTACAAGACCCGATCTTTTCTCTAAAGAAATTATTAATGAACTAGAAAAATTACAGGATGCCGTACAACTCTTGCCTTTTTCAGATATCAGGTCTGTAATTGAGAATGAGTTTGATGAAAAATTGGAAAATATCTATACCGAGTTCACTGAAAAACCTTTGGCAGCAGCATCGATAGCACAGGTTCACCTCGCCAGATTAAGGTCAGGTAAACAAGTAGTAGTTAAGGTTCAAAGGCCGGGAATAGAAAGAAATATTGATTTAGACTTGAAGATATTAAAAGACCTTGCCTATTTTATTGATAATCACACTCAATATGGTAAGCTCTATAATTTCAGTAAAATGGTTAAAGAATTTGAAAATACTTTAAAAAATGAATTGGATTTTAGAGTAGAAGGAGAAAACGCAGAAACTTTCAAAAGAAACTTCTCTAAAGACAAGGGTATTTTAGTACCGTCAATCAGTTGGATTCATACAACAAGACGTGTCCTGACAATGGAGTATATTGACGGGATACGGCTATCTGATTTTGACGCGTTAGAAAAAGCGGGGATTGACCGTAAGCTGATAGCCAAGAAGCTTGCCACATCAATATTTAATCAGGTATTGAGAGATGGCTTTTTTCATGGCGATCCTCACCCGGGGAATATTATGGTTTTACCCGACAATACCATCGCCTTTTTAGATTTAGGTATGGTAGGAAAACTAAGCGAAGAACGTAAAATCCAGTTCCTCAAAATATTAATTGGTGTTACCTCTAAAAACAGCAAGTTAATTGTGGAGGCTCTGATGGAGCTGAATGCTATAACAGCCAGGGTTAATACAAATAAACTTGAAAAAGAATTCGACGCAATAAGAAATAATTATTTATCGCACGAGCTAAATAAGCTAAAAATTGGTGAATTGCTGAATGAGGTTTTTAAAATAGCCTTTTCCTATAAAATTATGCTTCCACCTGAATTTACAATGCTGGCAAAATCACTAATTACTATGGAAGGATTAGTAGAAAAACTTGACCCCCAGCTAAGCGTTTTAGAAATTGCGGAACCAATCGCTAAAAAATTAGCGTTTGCTACTTTGTCGCCAGAATATTTTGCGAAAATATTTTTTAGAGGAATAACTAATTATAGCAGTTTAATAAAGGAATTACCTATTTTTATCCTTAGTTTTATAAAGAGAATAGAAGAGGAGGATTTCACATTCTATTTTAAGATTCAAGATATTGAAAAAATAATAAGAAGAATAGATAGAATATCCAATCGAATTTCCTTTAGTATCGTACTTTTGGCGGTAAGTATAATTATTGCCGGAATTATTATCGGTTCAGGAATGAGTGCCCATACCGGAGTAGAAGTCTATCAATTAAATATAGTACTTTTAAAAATAGGATTAGCTGTTGCCGGAATAATAACAATAGGTCTTGTACTTTCAGTCTTTCGCTCAGGTCTTTTTTAA
- a CDS encoding 3-oxoacyl-[acyl-carrier-protein] synthase III C-terminal domain-containing protein, which translates to MSEAFIKKQIKTGDIILLIGFGAGLTWGASIMKWYS; encoded by the coding sequence TTGTCCGAAGCCTTTATTAAAAAACAAATAAAAACAGGTGATATAATATTACTCATTGGTTTTGGAGCGGGGTTAACGTGGGGAGCCAGTATAATGAAATGGTATAGCTGA